The region AGGTTGCTGGAGAAGATGGACAGGAAGCGGGCGCGCTCCAGCAGGGGGATGTCCTTGTCCTCCGCCAGTTCGAGGACCCGCTGGTTGAAGCGGAGCCATCCCTCCTCGCGGTCCATGAAACGATCGGCGGGGAGACCTCGGGGCTCGGTGGTGCTGGGACCGGCTGGCGTCGATACGGGTTCCGTGCTCACAGCTGGCAGACTCCCCCCTTTTCATGACCGGCCGGTGACATCCCCGTGAGGGGGAAATGACCGCGACACGACCGCTATGGACCTTCTGTACCCAGATGCACACGAACACCTGCACTTACCGAGCATAGATTGCGCAGGTTTCGGCCCATGCACGTGACAACGGCCGGAATAGGGAAGAAAAGGCGAGCCGACACACCGGACCACCGACCGAACATTCGGACTTTTCGGACCTAAGGCGCGATTCCGCCCTACATCATCACAGGTTCCAGATCGGGGGGCGTGAGGATGAGGAACACGCCGATCCGCAACAGTACGTTGAGCCAGGTGTTGCGGAAGCACAGCCACAGGTAGCCGTAGAGCAGGCTCGCCGTGCCGTAGGTGAGCAGGGCCAGCCCCAGGTCGTAGACCGGGCCGTGCCCGGGGAGCTGGGCCACCGGGTCGTAGGGCTGGATGATCGCGTACATGAGGGCGAAGAGGATCGAGGTGGCCACGATCCCTCCCCACGGCCCCATGATGATCTCCAGCCTCGTCTGCACCATCCCGCGGAAGAAGATCTCCTCGCACACGGAGATCAGCGCGAACGCCAGCACGAACCCGAAGAGCGGGAACGAGGGCTCGGGCAGGCCGTTGACGGGGACCAGGATGTAGCCGACCAGCGCCAGCACGAGGACGACCGGGACCAGGCCCAGCCACCGCCAGGGCTGCTCGACCTTGAGGGCGATGGAGGGCATGGCGGTCCCGCGGCC is a window of Nocardiopsis changdeensis DNA encoding:
- a CDS encoding CPBP family intramembrane glutamic endopeptidase, coding for MVRRWGLAGWTAAALLVIAVTLAVDPGLRHDIFGTPVLFLISWGPMLLGGLVAWGLVGAFGERAELDRRIAAAMQTHPINRELGWLALFLVGFVLCLFVLSTILHMYGAEIGADLEMSSSLVSRLLFLFTLPLLVMDRSGVVLDGRGTAMPSIALKVEQPWRWLGLVPVVLVLALVGYILVPVNGLPEPSFPLFGFVLAFALISVCEEIFFRGMVQTRLEIIMGPWGGIVATSILFALMYAIIQPYDPVAQLPGHGPVYDLGLALLTYGTASLLYGYLWLCFRNTWLNVLLRIGVFLILTPPDLEPVMM